One region of Cobetia sp. cqz5-12 genomic DNA includes:
- a CDS encoding RcnB family protein, with amino-acid sequence MNKEALRGLILALAVLGASVAQAAEDGKDSDDHLKKKHEALEGQAKAQRVQAEQMRELKQIQKQQQTQEAQEKQQQAQEAQERQQAQEAQDKQQAQEKQQVQEKQQVQEKQKGPQPGKSDDGSAAPGPLLRRGGQLPDALASDERLWVKDWQQSRLPEPGEGQRWIQLNNGYVLTEIQSGIIEEILLGP; translated from the coding sequence ATGAATAAAGAGGCTTTGCGCGGGCTGATTCTGGCGTTGGCCGTGTTGGGGGCTTCAGTGGCGCAGGCCGCGGAAGACGGCAAGGACAGTGACGACCATCTAAAGAAGAAGCATGAAGCGCTGGAAGGGCAGGCCAAGGCTCAACGTGTCCAGGCCGAGCAGATGCGGGAGCTGAAGCAGATCCAGAAGCAACAGCAGACACAGGAAGCCCAGGAAAAACAGCAGCAGGCACAGGAAGCTCAGGAGAGGCAGCAGGCTCAGGAAGCTCAGGACAAACAGCAGGCTCAAGAGAAGCAGCAGGTACAGGAGAAGCAGCAGGTACAGGAGAAGCAGAAGGGGCCGCAGCCAGGCAAGTCCGATGATGGCTCTGCGGCACCCGGGCCTCTCCTCAGACGCGGTGGCCAGCTGCCTGATGCACTGGCCTCCGACGAAAGACTCTGGGTGAAGGATTGGCAGCAATCCCGTCTGCCCGAGCCAGGCGAAGGCCAGCGCTGGATTCAGCTCAACAATGGCTATGTGTTGACGGAGATCCAGAGTGGCATCATTGAAGAGATCCTTCTGGGGCCCTGA
- a CDS encoding RcnB family protein: MRLRTLTALGMAIALMSASVVQAAPGDHDDRGQGQQHQQQQRNQQGNQQGNHQGNHQGQKQHANQGHGQSRAARHSNGPRNWKRGDHVSRAYYNDKRYWVSDWKAHHLSRPPEGHRWLKVDGRYVLTAVATGVITSIILGR, from the coding sequence ATGCGACTCCGGACTCTGACAGCCCTCGGCATGGCCATCGCGCTGATGAGCGCTTCCGTGGTTCAGGCGGCACCTGGCGATCATGATGATCGTGGCCAGGGTCAGCAACATCAGCAGCAACAACGCAATCAGCAAGGCAATCAGCAAGGCAATCATCAAGGCAATCATCAAGGCCAAAAGCAACACGCCAATCAGGGACATGGTCAGTCCCGTGCCGCACGGCATTCCAATGGCCCCAGAAACTGGAAGCGTGGTGATCATGTATCGCGCGCTTACTACAATGACAAGCGTTACTGGGTCAGCGACTGGAAGGCCCATCACCTGTCCCGGCCGCCAGAAGGGCACCGCTGGCTGAAGGTGGATGGCCGTTACGTTCTGACTGCGGTCGCGACCGGCGTGATCACCTCAATCATTCTCGGCCGCTGA
- a CDS encoding amidase, with the protein MSDENKRLGQAREFWARPPRQRTLTQLLAAYQTGSFGPEQTATVLAERHQALGESASHSIISRDDAGMSVQATAQQQLKAAATSLPLGGIPVSIKDLFDETGMTTLAGSRALTESHPASQDAVALSRLKAAGILHAGRTSMSEFAFSGLGLNPHVGTPPNPFDGERITGGSTSGGAASVAFGLAAATLGSDTGGSLRIPAAFCGLTGFKPSQASVPGDGAFPLSPSLDCIGPIAPSVACCRRLWEVLSGEVADPTPLTRPLTLLVPESELVSEVDADVAADFTALLERLESLGVRLQRAPVEAIEAAYAINQRGGLVIPEAAAVHHELLAAHEAQYDPLIAERLNGGRDITASEYLARLWPRTAIQQRFAQQVQDVDAVLMPTVAMRAPRRDLLEQDGALFAQLNKRALRNTSVFNYLDASSISIPAPAPQNEEPLGLMLSRPQGQDVALLRVAQALETLLAQ; encoded by the coding sequence ATGAGTGATGAGAACAAGCGTCTTGGGCAGGCGCGTGAATTCTGGGCACGCCCGCCCCGCCAGCGCACGTTGACGCAGTTGCTGGCCGCCTATCAGACAGGCAGTTTCGGCCCCGAGCAGACCGCCACGGTGCTTGCCGAGCGCCATCAGGCCCTGGGTGAGAGCGCCAGCCACAGCATCATCAGCCGCGATGATGCTGGCATGAGCGTCCAGGCCACCGCTCAGCAGCAACTCAAGGCGGCTGCGACGTCGTTGCCGCTGGGAGGTATCCCGGTCTCGATCAAGGATCTCTTCGACGAGACCGGCATGACGACGCTGGCAGGCTCGCGGGCACTGACAGAGAGTCACCCGGCAAGCCAGGACGCTGTGGCGCTGAGCCGCCTGAAAGCCGCCGGCATTCTGCACGCCGGTCGCACCAGCATGAGTGAGTTCGCGTTCTCTGGCCTGGGCCTCAACCCCCACGTCGGCACGCCGCCCAACCCCTTCGACGGCGAGCGCATCACCGGCGGTTCGACCTCCGGCGGGGCGGCCTCCGTCGCCTTCGGGCTGGCCGCGGCGACCCTGGGCAGTGATACCGGCGGCTCGCTGCGGATTCCGGCGGCCTTCTGTGGCCTGACAGGCTTCAAGCCGTCACAGGCCAGCGTGCCGGGGGATGGCGCCTTCCCGCTGTCACCGAGCCTGGACTGCATCGGCCCCATCGCGCCCAGCGTCGCCTGCTGTCGCCGCCTGTGGGAAGTCCTGAGCGGTGAGGTCGCTGACCCGACGCCGCTCACCCGCCCGCTGACGCTGCTGGTGCCGGAAAGCGAGCTGGTCAGTGAAGTGGATGCCGATGTGGCCGCCGACTTCACCGCCCTGCTGGAACGACTCGAGAGTCTGGGGGTTCGCCTCCAGCGTGCGCCGGTCGAGGCCATCGAGGCCGCTTACGCCATCAATCAGCGCGGCGGGCTGGTCATTCCGGAAGCGGCCGCCGTGCATCACGAACTGCTGGCCGCCCACGAAGCCCAGTATGATCCGCTGATCGCCGAACGCCTGAACGGCGGGCGTGACATCACGGCCAGCGAGTATCTGGCACGCCTGTGGCCGCGTACCGCCATCCAGCAACGCTTCGCTCAGCAGGTGCAGGATGTCGATGCGGTGCTGATGCCGACCGTTGCCATGCGTGCCCCGCGTCGTGACCTGCTGGAGCAGGATGGCGCGCTCTTCGCCCAGCTCAACAAGCGCGCGCTGCGCAACACCAGCGTCTTCAACTACCTGGATGCCAGCTCGATCTCGATTCCGGCGCCAGCACCACAGAACGAGGAACCACTGGGCCTGATGCTGTCGCGCCCTCAGGGCCAGGATGTGGCGCTGCTGCGCGTCGCCCAGGCGCTGGAGACACTGCTCGCGCAATAG
- a CDS encoding DUF2848 domain-containing protein: MLTFTHDNGEFTLDIQRVAIAGWAGRDQAGVQHHIDELKLLGVAPPSQTPLFYRVSRETLTQASQVAMLGGEGSGEVETCLVSDAEGTLWVTIASDHTDRKLEAVGVAESKQLCAKPIARHAWKLSEVIDHWDSLEIESEIEDAGKTVRYQQGTLAELLPVATLMERLPAAIAKDGSLAPNSVLLCGTVPAIGGIRPSPSFTMRLIDPQTGRRIEHRYEVEELEVVA; this comes from the coding sequence ATGCTGACCTTTACCCATGACAACGGCGAATTCACCCTTGATATCCAGCGCGTCGCGATCGCCGGCTGGGCCGGACGCGACCAGGCGGGCGTGCAGCATCACATCGACGAGCTCAAGCTACTGGGTGTGGCACCGCCCTCCCAGACTCCGCTGTTCTACCGCGTGAGCCGCGAGACCCTGACCCAGGCCTCTCAGGTCGCGATGCTCGGCGGCGAAGGCTCCGGTGAAGTCGAGACCTGTCTGGTAAGCGACGCCGAGGGCACCCTGTGGGTGACGATCGCCTCGGACCACACCGACCGCAAACTCGAAGCCGTCGGCGTCGCCGAATCCAAGCAGCTGTGCGCCAAGCCGATTGCGCGCCATGCCTGGAAGCTCAGTGAGGTCATCGACCACTGGGACAGCCTCGAGATCGAAAGCGAGATCGAAGACGCCGGCAAGACCGTGCGCTATCAGCAGGGCACTCTCGCTGAGCTGCTGCCGGTCGCCACCCTGATGGAACGCCTGCCCGCTGCCATCGCCAAGGACGGCAGCCTGGCCCCCAACAGCGTGCTGCTGTGCGGCACCGTGCCGGCAATCGGTGGCATTCGCCCCAGCCCGAGCTTTACCATGCGCCTGATCGACCCGCAGACCGGTCGTCGCATCGAGCACCGTTATGAGGTGGAAGAACTTGAGGTGGTGGCATGA
- a CDS encoding TRAP transporter large permease: MLGFLSVGILTLLLAGIPVAVTLFLLAFGIDQFYSFFPLTKALGQNLWSAADSFLLIAIPLFVLMGEIIVRAGIAEKAYRAMDHWLSWLPGGLLHANITTSALFSATSGSSVATAATVSTVALPQGKKLGYDPKLFCGSIAAGGTLGILIPPSINLIVYGFLTETSIPKLFMAGLVPGLGLAALFMLASLLLCVWKPSLGGPRKSASWSTRLKSLSFLLPLLVLFIVIVGSIYLGWATPTEAAAIGVLASLGLAAINRSLNMAMISRALDGTVKTTSMILFIIMAASFLNFALASSGMVQQVTGLLEAYDLGPFALLMAVIALFIVLGFFIETLSLMVITIPIVTPLIVAAGYDKVWFGIVMILFVELALITPPVGLNLYIVQASRRGEAFADVIIGTLPYLGAMLVMAALLVAFPQIALWLPSAL; this comes from the coding sequence ATGTTGGGCTTTCTTTCGGTGGGTATCCTCACCCTGCTGCTGGCCGGCATTCCGGTTGCGGTCACTCTCTTTCTGCTCGCCTTCGGGATCGACCAGTTCTATTCCTTCTTCCCGCTGACCAAGGCACTGGGCCAGAACCTGTGGTCTGCCGCGGACTCCTTCCTGCTGATCGCGATTCCGCTGTTCGTGCTGATGGGCGAGATCATCGTGCGCGCCGGCATCGCCGAGAAGGCCTACCGCGCCATGGACCACTGGCTGTCGTGGCTACCGGGCGGTCTTCTGCATGCCAACATCACTACCTCGGCGCTGTTCTCGGCGACCTCGGGTTCCTCGGTCGCGACAGCGGCGACGGTCTCGACCGTGGCGCTCCCCCAGGGAAAGAAGCTCGGCTACGACCCCAAGCTATTCTGCGGCAGCATCGCCGCGGGCGGCACCCTGGGCATCCTGATTCCGCCGTCGATCAACCTGATCGTCTATGGCTTCCTGACCGAGACCTCCATCCCGAAGCTGTTCATGGCCGGCCTGGTGCCGGGCCTCGGACTGGCAGCGCTGTTCATGCTGGCCTCGCTGCTGCTGTGTGTCTGGAAGCCGTCACTGGGCGGCCCGCGCAAGAGCGCGAGCTGGAGCACCCGCCTCAAGAGCCTGTCGTTCCTGCTGCCGCTGCTGGTGCTGTTCATCGTCATCGTCGGTTCCATCTATCTGGGCTGGGCGACGCCCACCGAAGCCGCCGCCATCGGTGTGCTGGCCTCACTGGGTCTCGCCGCCATCAACCGCTCGCTGAATATGGCGATGATCAGCCGCGCACTGGATGGCACCGTCAAGACCACCTCGATGATCCTGTTCATCATCATGGCGGCCTCCTTCCTCAACTTCGCGCTGGCCTCCTCCGGCATGGTCCAGCAGGTCACTGGCCTGCTCGAGGCCTATGACCTGGGGCCCTTCGCGCTGCTGATGGCGGTGATCGCGCTGTTCATCGTGCTCGGCTTCTTCATCGAGACCCTGTCGCTGATGGTCATCACCATTCCCATCGTCACCCCGCTGATCGTCGCGGCCGGTTACGACAAGGTGTGGTTCGGCATCGTGATGATCCTGTTCGTCGAGCTGGCGCTGATCACCCCGCCAGTCGGCTTGAATCTCTACATCGTGCAGGCCTCACGGCGTGGCGAAGCCTTCGCCGACGTCATCATCGGCACCCTGCCGTATCTGGGCGCGATGCTGGTGATGGCAGCGCTGCTGGTGGCCTTCCCCCAGATCGCGCTGTGGTTGCCTTCGGCACTGTAG
- a CDS encoding TRAP transporter small permease subunit, translating to MNSFLHALDILVSLTRAISRHAARLMGLLLLAVVVFIGAEILMRQLFNHPLPGVHEYAGYVLAMLSAWGLSHTLMERAHIRIDVVHGKLPAFSRHTLDILAMLALNLVAWVILINAWPVLGKSLSNGSTANTPLATPLWIPQLLWLSGYAWFAITTSVLGLRVLVAACLRDTTTLETLAGPDHGESEGALAQAASTTKETR from the coding sequence ATGAACTCCTTCCTTCACGCACTCGATATCCTCGTGTCCCTGACACGTGCGATATCGCGCCACGCCGCACGCCTGATGGGCCTGTTGCTGCTGGCCGTCGTGGTCTTCATCGGCGCGGAAATTCTCATGCGCCAACTGTTCAACCATCCGCTGCCCGGCGTGCATGAATATGCCGGCTATGTGCTGGCGATGCTCTCGGCGTGGGGTCTGTCCCACACCCTGATGGAGCGCGCCCACATCCGTATCGATGTCGTGCACGGCAAGCTGCCGGCCTTCTCGCGTCACACCCTGGACATCCTCGCGATGCTGGCGCTGAACCTGGTGGCCTGGGTGATCCTGATCAATGCCTGGCCGGTGCTCGGCAAGTCATTGAGCAACGGCTCCACCGCCAATACCCCGTTGGCGACGCCGCTGTGGATACCGCAGCTGCTGTGGCTGTCCGGTTATGCCTGGTTCGCGATCACCACCAGCGTGCTGGGACTGCGCGTTCTCGTTGCCGCCTGTCTGCGCGATACCACCACGCTGGAGACACTGGCCGGCCCCGATCACGGAGAAAGCGAAGGGGCTCTGGCCCAGGCGGCCTCCACGACCAAGGAGACACGCTGA